Proteins encoded in a region of the Clostridium butyricum genome:
- a CDS encoding PBECR2 nuclease fold domain-containing protein, whose amino-acid sequence MRKDYKAYKKVGKIKESVSENLELSVPKTVYASPGVINHIKKRHGKQFTKKVKDNIIDIVERIIKDPDYVGAEYERRNVQSIELVKKVDNIIILLGLEIDMEGEYIYVATMYPLTLSKLNARIYRGRLIKIEDIEIKENIL is encoded by the coding sequence ATGAGAAAAGATTATAAAGCTTATAAGAAAGTTGGTAAAATAAAAGAATCTGTAAGTGAGAACTTGGAACTCAGCGTACCAAAAACTGTTTATGCCTCTCCAGGTGTTATAAACCATATAAAAAAGAGACATGGAAAGCAATTTACGAAGAAAGTTAAGGATAATATAATAGATATAGTTGAGAGAATAATTAAAGACCCCGATTATGTAGGTGCAGAATATGAACGAAGGAATGTTCAATCTATAGAATTAGTTAAAAAAGTTGATAATATAATAATTCTTTTAGGATTGGAAATTGACATGGAAGGCGAATATATTTATGTTGCAACAATGTATCCTTTAACATTATCTAAGCTAAATGCCAGAATCTATAGAGGAAGGCTTATAAAAATAGAGGATATTGAAATAAAAGAAAATATATTGTAA
- the spoIVA gene encoding stage IV sporulation protein A — MENFNIYKDIADRTQGDIYVGVVGPVRTGKSTFIKKFMDLMVIPKIDNTYKKERAKDELPQSGSGKSIHTTEPKFVPNEAVEITLDDEIKFKVRMVDCVGYIVKGALGYMDGEESKMVHTPWYDYEIPFEDAAEIGTRKVINDHSTIGLVITTDGSITGIDRDDYLEAEERVVSELKSLNKPFIVVLNTIKPNSQETKNLKSELENKYNVTVQVMDVYNMGEDDIAELFKSVLKEFPIKEINIDMPEWLEKLEAGHWLKKDFFNIIMDMCQDVSKIRDIKYCLNDFEDEDFMGTATIKEVDLGNGMAKVLMKPKDGIFYKVLSEICDLEVNSESDLLGIIKDLTHAKCEYDKVKDALEEVKETGYGLVAPQLSEMKFEKPELVNQGSKFGVKLKASAPSLHLIKCDVKTEISPIMGSEKESEELVKGLLEQFETDPELLWQSNMFGKSLEVLVKEGLQNKLYKMPEDVQVKIQKTLQKIINEGNGGLICIIL; from the coding sequence GTGGAGAATTTTAACATATACAAAGATATAGCTGATAGAACGCAAGGGGACATATATGTGGGTGTTGTTGGTCCTGTTAGAACAGGAAAATCTACCTTCATAAAGAAGTTCATGGACTTGATGGTAATACCAAAGATTGATAATACTTATAAAAAAGAGAGGGCTAAGGATGAATTACCACAAAGTGGATCAGGAAAAAGTATTCATACAACAGAACCTAAATTTGTTCCGAATGAAGCGGTAGAAATAACATTAGATGATGAAATTAAATTTAAAGTACGAATGGTGGATTGTGTAGGATATATAGTAAAAGGTGCATTGGGATATATGGATGGAGAAGAAAGTAAAATGGTTCATACTCCATGGTATGATTATGAGATACCATTTGAAGATGCAGCTGAAATAGGTACACGAAAAGTAATTAATGATCATTCTACTATTGGTCTTGTTATTACCACAGATGGAAGCATTACTGGAATAGACAGAGATGATTACTTAGAAGCCGAGGAAAGAGTAGTTTCTGAACTAAAATCATTAAACAAGCCTTTTATAGTTGTACTTAATACAATTAAGCCAAATTCTCAAGAAACAAAAAATTTAAAGTCAGAACTTGAGAATAAATATAATGTTACAGTGCAGGTAATGGATGTTTATAATATGGGAGAAGATGATATAGCTGAATTATTTAAATCAGTACTAAAAGAATTCCCAATAAAAGAAATAAATATTGATATGCCTGAATGGCTTGAAAAATTAGAAGCTGGTCACTGGTTAAAGAAAGATTTTTTCAACATAATTATGGACATGTGTCAGGATGTTTCGAAAATAAGGGATATAAAATATTGTCTTAATGATTTTGAAGATGAAGATTTTATGGGAACAGCAACTATAAAAGAGGTGGATTTAGGTAATGGTATGGCTAAAGTACTTATGAAACCTAAAGACGGAATTTTTTATAAAGTCTTAAGTGAAATATGTGATTTGGAAGTTAATTCTGAAAGTGATCTTTTGGGAATAATAAAAGATCTAACTCATGCAAAATGTGAATATGATAAAGTAAAAGATGCTTTAGAAGAAGTAAAGGAAACTGGTTATGGACTTGTTGCACCTCAGCTTTCTGAAATGAAATTTGAAAAGCCTGAACTTGTTAATCAAGGAAGTAAATTTGGTGTTAAGTTAAAAGCAAGTGCGCCTAGTCTTCATCTTATTAAATGTGATGTAAAAACAGAAATAAGTCCTATAATGGGATCTGAAAAAGAATCTGAAGAACTTGTAAAGGGACTACTTGAACAGTTTGAAACTGACCCAGAATTGTTATGGCAGAGTAATATGTTTGGGAAATCTTTAGAAGTTCTTGTGAAGGAAGGTCTTCAAAATAAATTATATAAAATGCCTGAAGATGTACAAGTTAAGATTCAAAAAACCCTTCAAAAGATTATTAATGAAGGAAATGGCGGTTTGATTTGCATAATCTTATAA
- a CDS encoding NAD(P)H-dependent glycerol-3-phosphate dehydrogenase, whose product MSRITFLGGGSFGTALAVLLAEKDNIVNIYNRDKCVVDEINIKRTNEKYMKNIKIPENVTGFDKIKEAVEGADYIVLSVPSHVIRSMCRSIKDIIPQNIPIISIAKGIEEDSDKRLSVVIKEELNNPVVILSGPSHAEEIAMKLPTTLVSTSDDMKYAFEVQDLFMTPNLRIYTNDDIIGVEVGGAVKNIIALAAGILDGLGYGDNTKAALMTRGMKEISRIGIALGGKAETFYGLTGMGDLIVTCTSMHSRNRRAGLLIGQGKSLNEALEEIGMVVEGVKACRAFYQLKERMGISMPITDGLYKGLFENEHPKDIIDNLMIRDKKSELF is encoded by the coding sequence ATGAGTAGAATTACTTTTCTAGGTGGAGGAAGTTTTGGTACAGCGCTTGCTGTGTTACTTGCGGAAAAAGATAATATTGTTAATATATACAACAGAGATAAATGTGTTGTTGATGAAATTAATATTAAAAGAACGAATGAAAAGTATATGAAAAATATAAAGATTCCAGAGAATGTTACAGGCTTTGATAAAATAAAAGAAGCCGTTGAAGGTGCAGATTATATTGTGTTATCTGTACCTTCTCATGTAATAAGAAGTATGTGTAGATCTATAAAAGATATAATTCCACAAAATATTCCTATTATTTCTATTGCAAAAGGGATTGAGGAAGATAGTGATAAAAGATTATCGGTAGTGATTAAAGAAGAATTAAACAATCCTGTAGTAATACTATCAGGTCCGAGTCATGCTGAAGAAATTGCTATGAAACTTCCAACAACTCTTGTAAGTACTTCAGATGATATGAAATATGCATTTGAAGTTCAAGATTTGTTTATGACTCCTAATCTTAGAATTTATACTAATGATGATATAATTGGAGTTGAAGTAGGAGGCGCTGTTAAGAATATAATAGCTCTGGCAGCAGGGATTTTAGATGGACTTGGTTATGGTGATAATACAAAAGCTGCTCTTATGACAAGAGGAATGAAGGAAATAAGCAGAATAGGAATAGCATTAGGAGGAAAAGCAGAAACTTTTTATGGACTCACTGGGATGGGTGACCTTATCGTAACATGTACTTCAATGCATTCAAGAAACAGAAGAGCTGGTCTTTTAATAGGACAAGGAAAATCTTTAAATGAAGCATTAGAGGAAATTGGTATGGTAGTTGAAGGTGTAAAGGCGTGCCGAGCATTCTATCAGTTGAAAGAACGAATGGGAATTTCAATGCCTATAACAGATGGACTATATAAAGGTTTATTTGAAAATGAGCATCCTAAAGATATAATAGATAATCTTATGATAAGAGATAAAAAAAGTGAATTATTTTAG
- the der gene encoding ribosome biogenesis GTPase Der produces MAKPIVAMVGRPNVGKSTLFNRLAGKRISIVQDTPGVTRDRVYAEAEWLTHTFTMIDTGGIEPERNDIIVQQMRRQANIAIETADVIVFIVDGKEGLTAADHEVATMLRKSKKPVVLVVNKVDSLKEEDNAWEFYNLGIGDPITISASQGLGLGDMLDRVVENFDSSIYEQDEDEYIRIAMIGKPNVGKSSLINKLLGEDRVIVSEVAGTTRDAIDSELETEEGKFILIDTAGLRRKSKVKEEIERYSVVRTYAAIERSDVCILMIDAQEGITEQDEKIIGYAHEMRKAIMIIVNKWDLVEKDDKTLDNFKRDLQGKLKFINYAEYLFISALTGQRTHKVLQMARKCYDNYNKRVSTGILNDVISKAVLMKEPPVVGLKRMKIYYATQVATRPPKFVFFVNDSEARHFSYERYIENQLRDSFDFKGTGIQIEYRQRKE; encoded by the coding sequence ATGGCAAAACCGATAGTTGCTATGGTTGGAAGACCTAATGTTGGGAAATCCACATTATTTAATAGATTAGCAGGAAAGAGAATATCTATAGTTCAGGATACACCTGGAGTTACAAGAGATAGAGTTTATGCAGAAGCAGAATGGCTTACTCATACATTTACAATGATTGATACTGGTGGTATTGAGCCAGAAAGAAATGATATCATAGTACAACAAATGAGAAGACAGGCAAATATAGCAATAGAAACAGCAGACGTTATTGTATTTATCGTTGATGGTAAAGAAGGCTTAACAGCTGCAGATCATGAAGTTGCAACAATGCTTAGAAAAAGCAAAAAGCCTGTAGTTTTAGTAGTTAATAAAGTAGATTCATTAAAAGAAGAAGATAATGCATGGGAATTCTACAATTTAGGTATAGGTGATCCTATAACAATATCAGCATCACAAGGTTTAGGTCTTGGAGATATGCTTGATAGAGTAGTTGAGAATTTTGATAGCTCTATATATGAGCAAGATGAAGATGAATACATAAGAATTGCTATGATTGGTAAGCCAAATGTAGGAAAGTCATCTTTAATTAACAAACTTTTAGGCGAAGACAGAGTTATAGTTTCAGAAGTTGCAGGTACTACTAGAGATGCTATTGATAGTGAACTTGAAACAGAAGAAGGAAAGTTTATATTAATAGATACTGCTGGTCTTAGAAGAAAGAGTAAAGTAAAAGAAGAAATAGAAAGATACAGTGTTGTAAGAACTTATGCTGCTATTGAAAGATCAGATGTATGTATATTAATGATAGATGCTCAAGAAGGTATAACAGAACAAGATGAAAAGATAATAGGTTATGCTCATGAAATGAGAAAAGCTATTATGATTATCGTTAATAAATGGGATCTTGTTGAAAAAGATGATAAAACTTTAGATAATTTTAAAAGAGATTTACAAGGTAAATTAAAGTTTATAAACTATGCAGAATATTTATTTATATCAGCATTAACAGGACAAAGAACTCATAAGGTTCTACAAATGGCTAGAAAGTGTTATGATAACTATAATAAGAGAGTTTCAACAGGAATTCTTAATGATGTAATAAGTAAAGCAGTTCTTATGAAAGAACCACCAGTTGTAGGTCTTAAGAGAATGAAAATTTACTATGCTACTCAGGTTGCTACAAGACCACCAAAGTTTGTATTCTTTGTTAATGATTCAGAAGCAAGACATTTTTCATATGAAAGATATATTGAAAATCAGTTAAGAGACAGCTTTGACTTTAAAGGAACTGGTATACAAATAGAATATAGACAAAGAAAGGAATAA
- a CDS encoding DUF512 domain-containing protein, which produces MRSIIKEITPGSIAEEVGIEKNDILISINGKEVKDIIDYKFLSDDEELIIEIEKADSKEVWEIEIEKDYGEELGIEFGGGLIDKAKRCSNKCIFCFIDQLPKGMRESLYFKDDDSRLSFLQGNFVTLTNMKEEDIDRIINYHISPINVSVHTTNPELRIKMLNNRFAGNILERMKRLADAGIEMNAQVVSIPDINNGEELINTIEDLYSLYPQVNSVAVVPIGITKYREKLAHVRTYTKEESAREIENVEKLQKQYLKETGSPFVRLSDEFYLVGEKTIPDADFYDNYHQIEDGVGMVRCFRDAIDDTIEELDLNMNGSFSIVTGTLAYPEICEGAKKIKEKNPNIQLDVYAIINSYFGKTITIAGLLTGTDIIEQMKGVIKSKYLIMSNNMFRKGYELSDSTEQIMLDDTKIKDIEEALDVKVIVVDFTGEDLIQKINEYKEEEK; this is translated from the coding sequence GTGAGAAGTATTATAAAAGAAATAACTCCTGGAAGTATTGCTGAAGAAGTTGGCATTGAAAAAAATGATATACTTATTTCTATTAATGGTAAAGAAGTAAAGGATATAATAGATTACAAATTTCTTTCAGATGATGAAGAGCTTATAATTGAAATAGAAAAAGCTGATAGTAAAGAAGTTTGGGAAATCGAAATAGAAAAAGATTATGGTGAAGAATTAGGAATTGAATTTGGTGGAGGATTAATTGATAAAGCAAAAAGATGCAGTAATAAATGTATATTTTGTTTTATAGATCAGCTTCCAAAAGGTATGAGAGAAAGCTTATACTTTAAAGATGATGATTCAAGGTTATCTTTTCTTCAGGGAAATTTTGTTACATTAACAAATATGAAAGAAGAAGACATAGATAGAATAATTAATTATCATATAAGTCCTATAAATGTTTCTGTACATACAACAAATCCTGAGTTGAGAATTAAAATGCTCAATAATAGGTTTGCAGGAAATATACTTGAAAGAATGAAAAGACTTGCAGATGCAGGAATTGAAATGAATGCACAGGTGGTTTCAATACCTGATATTAATAATGGAGAGGAACTTATAAATACTATTGAAGACTTGTATTCCCTTTATCCACAAGTTAACAGTGTAGCAGTAGTTCCGATAGGTATAACAAAATATAGAGAAAAACTTGCTCATGTGAGAACATATACAAAAGAAGAGTCAGCGCGTGAGATTGAGAATGTTGAAAAACTTCAAAAACAATATTTAAAGGAAACAGGCAGCCCATTTGTAAGACTATCAGATGAATTTTATTTGGTAGGAGAAAAAACTATTCCAGATGCAGATTTTTATGACAATTATCATCAAATTGAAGATGGTGTTGGTATGGTGAGATGTTTCAGGGATGCAATAGATGATACTATTGAAGAGTTGGATCTAAATATGAATGGAAGTTTTTCTATAGTTACAGGAACTTTAGCATATCCAGAAATATGTGAAGGAGCAAAAAAGATTAAAGAAAAAAATCCTAACATACAATTAGATGTATATGCTATAATTAATAGTTACTTTGGCAAAACAATTACTATAGCAGGTCTTTTGACTGGTACTGATATAATAGAGCAGATGAAAGGGGTTATTAAAAGTAAGTATTTAATAATGTCTAATAACATGTTCAGAAAAGGATATGAACTTTCAGATTCTACAGAACAGATAATGCTTGATGATACTAAGATTAAAGACATTGAAGAAGCTTTAGATGTGAAGGTTATAGTAGTTGATTTTACAGGTGAAGATTTGATTCAAAAGATTAATGAATATAAAGAGGAGGAAAAATAA
- the phoU gene encoding phosphate signaling complex protein PhoU — protein MSRELQNMRVKNIQKDLIAMSSLVEKQLYESMLCLKNYDLDKIEVVIKNDDAVDNMQKKIEDECVKFIATEQPLASDLRRVFAASKIVTDLERMADHAVDICKLTKKIGRNLSVFNGSLDELWDMDQKVRSMIKASTDVYIKNDSDLAYKICEEDDKVDKLCKSLFENTIKIIKEKEDLVNDGAQLLFIIKYLERVADHVTNICEWTIFSKEGNYVDLNE, from the coding sequence ATGAGTAGAGAATTACAAAATATGAGAGTGAAAAACATTCAGAAAGATTTAATTGCTATGTCAAGTCTTGTTGAAAAGCAGTTATATGAAAGTATGTTATGTTTAAAAAATTATGATTTAGATAAAATCGAAGTAGTTATCAAAAATGATGATGCTGTAGATAATATGCAAAAAAAAATAGAGGATGAGTGTGTTAAGTTTATAGCAACTGAGCAACCTCTTGCGTCTGACTTACGAAGAGTTTTTGCAGCATCTAAGATAGTAACTGATTTAGAAAGAATGGCAGATCATGCAGTTGATATCTGCAAATTGACTAAGAAAATTGGAAGAAATTTAAGTGTCTTCAATGGAAGTTTAGATGAACTATGGGATATGGACCAAAAAGTAAGATCTATGATTAAAGCTTCTACTGATGTATATATAAAAAATGATTCTGATTTAGCATATAAAATATGTGAAGAAGACGATAAAGTAGATAAATTATGTAAGTCATTATTTGAAAACACAATAAAAATTATCAAAGAAAAAGAAGATTTGGTTAATGATGGAGCTCAATTACTATTTATAATAAAGTATCTTGAAAGAGTAGCGGATCATGTTACAAATATTTGTGAATGGACTATTTTCTCTAAAGAAGGTAATTATGTAGATTTAAATGAGTAG
- the pstB gene encoding phosphate ABC transporter ATP-binding protein PstB produces MSIIETRNLNLYYGEKQALKNINISINKNEVTALIGPSGCGKSTFLRTINRMNDLIDIVKIDGEVLFEGKDIYKDYDEIHLRKRIGMVFQRPNPFPMSIYNNIAYGPKIHGITNKKQLDEIVEKSLKGAALWDETKDRLKESALGMSGGQQQRLCIARTLAVSPEVILMDEPTSALDPISTSKMEELMDELKKKYTVIIVTHNMQQAGRIADKTAFFLNGEVIEFGKTEDIFYNPKDKRTEDYITGRFG; encoded by the coding sequence ATGAGCATTATTGAAACTAGAAATTTAAATTTATATTATGGAGAAAAACAAGCTCTAAAAAATATAAATATTAGCATAAATAAGAATGAAGTTACAGCACTTATTGGACCATCTGGATGTGGTAAGTCTACATTTTTAAGAACTATTAATAGAATGAATGACCTTATTGATATTGTTAAGATAGATGGGGAAGTACTTTTTGAAGGAAAAGACATATATAAAGATTATGATGAAATTCATTTAAGAAAAAGAATTGGTATGGTATTCCAAAGACCTAATCCGTTTCCAATGTCTATTTACAATAATATAGCATATGGTCCTAAAATACATGGTATCACAAATAAAAAACAATTAGATGAAATAGTAGAAAAGAGTTTAAAAGGAGCAGCGCTTTGGGATGAAACAAAAGATAGATTAAAAGAAAGTGCTCTTGGAATGTCAGGTGGTCAACAACAAAGATTATGTATAGCAAGAACACTTGCCGTTTCACCTGAAGTTATATTAATGGATGAGCCTACTTCTGCTCTTGATCCGATTTCTACATCAAAGATGGAAGAACTTATGGATGAACTTAAGAAAAAGTATACTGTAATAATAGTTACTCACAATATGCAACAAGCAGGAAGAATAGCAGATAAAACAGCATTTTTCTTAAATGGTGAAGTTATTGAATTCGGTAAAACTGAAGATATATTCTATAATCCAAAGGATAAGAGAACAGAAGATTATATTACAGGAAGATTCGGCTAA